Proteins from a single region of Lachnospiraceae bacterium:
- the scpB gene encoding SMC-Scp complex subunit ScpB, giving the protein MEKRCLAKEYRVLEALLFAAGEPVSPADMSKVLGLTEQQCRRMTERLALLYEKEQRGMQILQVEKAYQMTTRPAYYDDIKVLYQSAQKVRLTDTQMETLAIIAYKQPVTKQEIDDIRGVKSDHVVNRLMEFGLVEEAGRLKAPGRPALFKTSNEFLRSFGLTSIQEMPKLEEEIPPVKEETPLPVQETLSMEDSAPEES; this is encoded by the coding sequence ATGGAGAAACGCTGCCTGGCGAAGGAGTATAGAGTGCTGGAGGCGCTGCTGTTTGCAGCCGGTGAGCCGGTGAGCCCGGCGGATATGAGCAAGGTGCTGGGGCTTACGGAGCAGCAGTGCAGGAGAATGACGGAGCGTCTGGCGCTGCTCTATGAGAAGGAGCAGCGGGGCATGCAGATTTTGCAGGTGGAAAAGGCGTATCAGATGACGACAAGGCCGGCATATTATGATGACATTAAGGTCCTTTATCAGTCCGCTCAAAAGGTAAGGCTTACGGATACGCAGATGGAGACGCTGGCGATTATTGCCTATAAACAGCCGGTGACGAAACAGGAAATCGATGATATCCGCGGAGTGAAGAGTGATCATGTGGTGAATCGCCTGATGGAATTTGGTCTGGTGGAGGAAGCAGGGCGGTTAAAGGCGCCTGGGCGGCCGGCACTTTTTAAAACGTCAAATGAATTTCTGCGCAGCTTTGGGCTGACCAGCATTCAGGAGATGCCGAAACTGGAAGAGGAAATACCGCCTGTAAAAGAAGAGACGCCGCTTCCGGTACAGGAAACGCTTTCGATGGAGGATTCAGCGCCGGAGGAATCATAA
- a CDS encoding D-alanyl-D-alanine carboxypeptidase — translation MRKGHRMCAGLACLLILLGTIGQPVLAQAEEPEAEQLHAGSAVVMEAESGRILYEKNGNEKRAMASTTKIMTLLVALEYGDLEQIVTVSERAAGQPKVNMNMKAGETFRLRDLLYAMMLVSYNDAAMAVAEAVGGSCEEFCYLMNLKARELGADQTHFSTPNGLDAEDHYSTAVDMATIARAAFQDQDAMEIMQTMTYTIEQNEMNSRSVALQNKNPLLSSYTAAVGGKTGFTSKAGLCLVGMAEKDGVQLISVVLGSGWPPHSNYRVADTLKLFQYGYADFHQQEIKAETLDEHVVVEVSGGFVSSVSTRIEGTLSYYMKEGEEITVFYDLPYVVPAPVEAGQVLGEAAICVEGRAVGYVPVLAQESAEEKSFGRILWNVCRNIWPSVGAGPEENARSGSQQEWLG, via the coding sequence ATGAGAAAAGGGCATAGGATGTGCGCCGGGCTGGCGTGCCTCTTGATTTTGCTGGGCACCATCGGGCAGCCGGTTTTGGCGCAGGCGGAGGAGCCGGAGGCAGAGCAGCTGCACGCAGGCAGTGCGGTGGTCATGGAGGCGGAGAGCGGCCGGATTCTGTATGAGAAAAATGGCAACGAGAAGCGGGCGATGGCCAGCACAACTAAAATTATGACGCTGCTGGTGGCGCTTGAATATGGAGATTTAGAGCAGATCGTCACGGTGAGCGAAAGAGCGGCCGGGCAGCCAAAGGTCAATATGAATATGAAAGCGGGCGAGACATTTCGGCTGAGAGATCTGCTTTATGCCATGATGCTGGTCTCCTATAATGATGCGGCGATGGCTGTGGCAGAGGCGGTTGGCGGCAGCTGCGAGGAGTTCTGCTATCTGATGAATCTGAAAGCAAGAGAGCTGGGAGCAGACCAGACGCATTTTTCAACGCCCAACGGACTGGATGCAGAGGATCATTACAGTACGGCAGTGGATATGGCCACGATTGCACGGGCTGCCTTTCAGGATCAGGACGCGATGGAAATTATGCAGACGATGACCTATACAATAGAGCAAAATGAGATGAACAGCCGCAGCGTAGCGCTGCAGAATAAAAACCCCCTGCTTTCTTCCTATACGGCGGCAGTGGGCGGTAAAACGGGATTTACATCAAAGGCTGGCCTCTGCCTAGTGGGAATGGCGGAGAAAGATGGCGTGCAGCTGATTTCGGTTGTGCTGGGCAGCGGCTGGCCGCCGCATTCCAATTACCGGGTAGCGGATACATTGAAGCTTTTCCAGTATGGATATGCGGATTTTCATCAGCAGGAGATCAAGGCAGAGACATTAGATGAGCATGTAGTCGTAGAGGTTTCGGGCGGTTTTGTATCATCGGTGAGTACACGCATAGAAGGAACACTTTCGTATTATATGAAAGAAGGCGAAGAGATCACGGTATTTTATGATCTTCCCTATGTTGTGCCAGCGCCGGTGGAAGCAGGACAGGTGCTGGGAGAGGCCGCCATATGCGTGGAAGGCAGGGCCGTTGGATATGTGCCGGTGCTGGCTCAGGAGAGTGCAGAAGAGAAAAGCTTTGGGAGGATATTATGGAACGTTTGCAGAAATATATGGCCCAGTGTGGGTGCGGGTCCAGAAGAAAATGCGAGGAGTGGATCGCAGCAGGAATGGTTAGGGTGA